In a single window of the Cucumis melo cultivar AY chromosome 11, USDA_Cmelo_AY_1.0, whole genome shotgun sequence genome:
- the LOC103490456 gene encoding U-box domain-containing protein 15 gives MERQYGSNSLSPCSSISNGVLQETVDVTKCLAEANELIEAIGAFSGFRKTQSKECLNLVRRLKMLVPLLEEIRDLHDMLPAEALSSHISLLKEALVLAKRLLKNCHNGSKIYLAFENEAVMARFHAVYDKLKEALDGIPYDELGVSVELKEQVELMSTQLKRAKCRKDTQDMELAMDMMVVFSKNDERNADPVILERLANKLELRKIADLEAETIAVQKLIRHRGVPNSESLQQIIDLLCKFKQIAGMDNNVALDGPVVSKSLRRCQSTLIPNEFLCPITLEIMTDPVIVATGQTYDRESIQKWLNSNHRTCPKTGQTLVHLSLAPNYALKNLILQWCQKNNYNLPKKEVVAGMGDTPPDLAPEISSLVHNLSSSQLDIQREAIIKIRVLSKENPENRVWIANSGVIPPLVKLLSYPDLNFQEHTVTALLNLSIDDANKRLIAREGAIPAIIEILQCGTEEAKENSAAALFSLSMLDENKVLIGSLKGIPPLVLLLRDGTIRGKKDAATALFNLSLNQANKSRAIKAGIIQPLLALLEDKNLGMVDEALSILLLLASHPEGRAEIGNNSFIEILVNIIIDGTPKNKECATSLLLELGRNNSPSILVALQFGVYEHLVELTRCGTSRAQRKATSLLQYMSKCEHIP, from the exons ATGGAGAGACAATATGGATCAAATAGTTTGAGTCCATGTTCCTCCATTTCTAATGGGGTTCTTCAAGAAACTGTAGATGTCACTAAATGTTTGGCGGAAGCCAATGAATTAATCGAAGCCATTGGGGCTTTTTCTGGGTTTCGAAAGACCCAATCTAAGGAGTGCTTGAATTTGGTTAGGAGGTTGAAGATGCTTGTTCCTTTGTTGGAGGAGATTAGAGACCTTCATGATATGCTTCCTGCTGAGGCTTTGAGTTCCCATATTTCTCTTTTGAAAGAGGCTCTTGTTTTGGCCAAAAGGTTACTGAAGAATTGCCACAATGGGAGTAAGATTTACCTG GCATTTGAGAATGAGGCTGTGATGGCAAGGTTTCATGCTGTTTATGACAAATTGAAGGAGGCCCTTGATGGGATACCTTATGATGAGCTTGGAGTCTCAGTTGAATTGAAAGAGCAA GTTGAGCTCATGTCGACACAACTCAAAAGAGCAAAGTGTAGGAAAGATACACAAGACATGGAACTAGCAATGGACATGATGGTTGTTTTTTCTAAAAACGACGAGAGAAATGCTGATCCTGTTATACTTGAAAGATTGGCAAATAAATTAGAACTACGTAAAATTGCTGATTTGGAAGCAGAAACTATAGCTGTACAAAAATTAATTAGACACAGAGGTGTGCCAAATTCCGAAAGTCTCCAGCAAATTATAGACCTTCTATGCAAGTTTAAACAAATTGCAGGTATGGACAATAATGTTGCTCTTGATGGTCCTGTTGTGTCGAAAAGTCTGCGACGATGTCAATCTACATTAATCCCTAATGAATTCCTCTGTCCCATTACCTTGGAAATCATGACAGATCCTGTCATTGTGGCTACTGGGCAG ACTTATGACCGAGAAAGTATACAGAAATGGTTGAATTCTAACCACCGTACCTGCCCGAAAACCGGACAAACATTAGTGCATTTGTCACTAGCTCCAAATTATGCCCTCAAGAACCTCATTTTGCAGTGGTGTCAAAAGAATAACTATAACTTGCCGAAGAAGGAAGTAGTTGCCGGAATGGGAGATACTCCACCCGATCTCGCTCCAGAAATCTCCTCTTTAGTCCACAATCTATCATCGAGCCAGTTGGATATCCAGAGAGAGGCTATTATCAAGATCCGTGTCCTTTCCAAGGAGAACCCTGAGAACAGAGTTTGGATTGCAAATAGCGGAGTCATCCCTCCGTTGGTTAAGCTTCTCTCCTACCCAGATCTCAATTTCCAAGAACACACGGTGACCGCTCTATTGAACTTGTCTATTGACGATGCGAATAAAAGACTTATAGCGAGAGAAGGAGCAATTCCAGCTATCATAGAAATCCTGCAGTGTGGAACGGAGGAGGCTAAGGAAAATTCTGCTGCTGCCCTGTTTAGCTTGTCAATGTTAGACGAAAACAAGGTTCTGATTGGTTCTCTAAAGGGAATTCCGCCATTAGTATTACTTCTTCGAGACGGTACAATCCGAGGGAAGAAGGATGCTGCAACTGCACTGTTTAACCTGTCACTGAATCAAGCAAACAAGTCCCGAGCCATCAAAGCCGGCATCATACAGCCCCTTCTCGCTTTGCTGGAGGATAAGAACTTAGGAATGGTTGATGAAGCTTTATCAATCTTGTTACTCCTTGCATCACATCCCGAGGGACGGGCCGAGATCGGTAATAACTCTTTCATTGAGATTCTAGTGAACATCATAATAGACGGGACTCCGAAGAACAAGGAGTGTGCTACATCGTTGCTTCTGGAGCTGGGACGAAACAATTCGCCTTCCATTTTGGTTGCACTGCAATTTGGTGTATACGAACATCTGGTAGAGCTAACAAGATGTGGGACAAGTAGAGCCCAGAGAAAAGCAACCTCACTTTTGCAGTATATGAGCAAGTGTGAACACATTCCCTAA